From the genome of Deinococcus sp. JMULE3, one region includes:
- a CDS encoding DoxX family protein, with protein sequence MSTALRTPTHAPRTPVTVPDTRLSHLLFADTRLAPVWALLRIYVGWQWLTAGWHKATGGGWIGAEAGGAVSGFLKGALARTTGDHPDVTGGYAWFIEHVALPNAALFSHLVTFGELTVGVALILGLFTGAAAFLGGFLNANFLLAGTVSSNPVLFILATWLVLGWRVAGWLGLDRWVLPRVGVPRGQTS encoded by the coding sequence ATGAGCACCGCCCTGAGAACCCCCACCCACGCGCCCCGCACACCCGTCACTGTTCCGGACACCCGCCTGTCGCACCTGCTGTTCGCCGATACGCGCCTCGCGCCCGTGTGGGCGCTGCTGCGGATCTACGTGGGCTGGCAGTGGCTGACGGCCGGCTGGCACAAGGCCACCGGCGGAGGCTGGATCGGCGCGGAGGCGGGCGGCGCGGTCAGCGGCTTCCTGAAGGGCGCGCTCGCCAGGACCACCGGGGATCACCCGGACGTCACGGGCGGCTACGCGTGGTTCATCGAGCACGTGGCGCTGCCCAACGCGGCGCTGTTCTCGCACCTCGTGACGTTCGGGGAACTCACGGTCGGCGTGGCCCTGATCCTGGGCCTGTTCACGGGCGCCGCCGCGTTCCTGGGCGGGTTCCTGAACGCGAACTTCCTGCTGGCGGGCACGGTCAGCAGCAACCCGGTGCTGTTCATCCTGGCGACGTGGCTGGTGCTGGGCTGGCGGGTCGCGGGCTGGCTGGGCCTGGACCGCTGGGTGCTGCCCCGGGTGGGCGTCCCGCGCGGGCAGACGTCGTAG
- a CDS encoding GNAT family N-acetyltransferase, which translates to MTLHLRPRSPDDLPELVTVLRAVHERMGYPSVWPDDPAAFVQGRGEAWVAVLAGRVAGQVMLAPLPDPRPEWAAQLGQPGEILEVKRLFVSPDAQGLGLARALLAHALRESQARGAFSVLQVNESSVPAVRLYEREGWRFVVRTRAPWTDPDGSHPWVRVYAQPSS; encoded by the coding sequence ATGACGCTGCACCTCCGCCCCCGTTCGCCCGACGACCTGCCGGAACTGGTCACCGTGCTTCGCGCCGTGCACGAGCGAATGGGGTACCCGTCGGTGTGGCCGGACGACCCGGCGGCGTTCGTGCAGGGGCGCGGCGAGGCGTGGGTGGCGGTCCTGGCGGGCCGCGTGGCAGGGCAGGTCATGCTGGCCCCCCTGCCCGACCCGCGCCCGGAGTGGGCCGCGCAGCTGGGCCAGCCGGGCGAGATCTTGGAGGTCAAGCGGCTGTTCGTCAGCCCGGACGCGCAGGGGCTGGGGCTTGCTCGGGCGCTGCTGGCCCATGCACTGCGCGAGTCGCAGGCGCGCGGGGCGTTCAGCGTCCTGCAGGTGAACGAGTCGAGCGTGCCTGCCGTGCGCCTGTACGAACGCGAGGGCTGGCGGTTCGTGGTGCGGACCCGCGCGCCCTGGACGGACCCGGACGGCTCGCACCCGTGGGTGCGGGTGTACGCCCAGCCCTCCTCTTGA
- a CDS encoding CAP domain-containing protein, with protein sequence MLTARALLPTVLLLGLTLPVHAQSGDVFRVGYSASGDHLAPLNVTLNASVPAGYRVQWDFGDGQTASAEQVTHTYYRPGTYQIQATLLNAQGRAVSRAEIPMQVRGSGSERADLTVLHAADGTVRLSGLGSVTYRPGPVRVLLNGREVSGPQRLNPGQNAAAAQAVTSSGQTVQRTLTLSAAPMTTSVPFDSEVLRLTNQARAQGWNCDTRRPGGPALPPLKGNTTLDVAAEAQSAGMALYGYFDHTSTLDGSSPMRRVQAAGMTPSSVAENIAAGQQTPREVVDAWLRSPGHCRNIMGDFTLIGLSYVQRPGSKFKSYWTQVFARQ encoded by the coding sequence GTGCTCACCGCGCGTGCCCTGCTGCCCACCGTCCTCCTGCTCGGCCTGACCCTGCCGGTCCACGCCCAGAGCGGCGACGTGTTCCGCGTGGGGTACAGCGCCAGCGGCGACCACCTCGCCCCGCTGAACGTCACGCTGAATGCCAGCGTGCCCGCCGGATACCGCGTGCAGTGGGACTTCGGAGACGGGCAGACCGCCAGCGCCGAACAGGTCACGCACACCTACTACCGGCCCGGCACGTACCAGATCCAGGCGACGCTGCTGAACGCCCAGGGCCGCGCCGTCAGTCGCGCCGAGATCCCCATGCAGGTCCGGGGCAGCGGCAGTGAACGCGCCGACCTGACCGTCCTGCACGCCGCCGACGGCACCGTCCGCCTGAGCGGCCTGGGCAGCGTCACGTACCGCCCCGGCCCGGTGCGCGTCCTCCTGAACGGCCGGGAGGTGAGCGGCCCGCAACGCCTGAACCCCGGCCAGAACGCGGCCGCCGCGCAGGCCGTCACCAGCAGCGGGCAGACCGTGCAGCGGACCCTGACACTGAGCGCCGCGCCCATGACGACCAGCGTGCCGTTCGACAGCGAGGTGCTGCGCCTCACCAACCAGGCCCGCGCGCAGGGCTGGAACTGCGACACCAGACGCCCCGGCGGTCCCGCCCTGCCCCCCCTGAAAGGCAACACCACATTGGACGTCGCCGCCGAGGCCCAGTCCGCCGGGATGGCCCTGTACGGGTACTTCGACCACACCAGCACCCTGGACGGCAGCAGCCCCATGCGGCGCGTGCAGGCCGCGGGCATGACCCCCAGCAGCGTCGCGGAGAACATCGCCGCCGGGCAGCAGACCCCCAGAGAGGTCGTGGACGCGTGGCTGCGCAGCCCCGGCCACTGCCGCAACATCATGGGCGACTTCACCCTGATCGGCCTGAGTTACGTGCAGCGCCCCGGCAGCAAGTTCAAGAGCTACTGGACGCAGGTGTTCGCGCGGCAGTGA
- a CDS encoding DoxX family protein has translation MTSSPVSSRPRVGTLLLAALFVTAGTLHFVTPGFFDRIVPPWVPLSARQATLISGAAEVLGGLGLLHPRTRPAARWGLIALLVAVFPANVWMAQDPGRFRVSPLVAWGRLPLQPLLIWAVWRAGRTRTHGPR, from the coding sequence GTGACCTCCTCTCCCGTGTCTTCCCGCCCCCGCGTCGGCACGCTGCTGCTCGCGGCGCTGTTCGTCACGGCGGGCACGCTGCACTTCGTGACCCCCGGCTTCTTCGACCGGATCGTGCCGCCCTGGGTACCCCTGAGTGCCCGGCAGGCGACGCTGATCAGCGGCGCGGCCGAGGTGCTGGGCGGTCTGGGGCTGCTGCACCCGCGCACCCGCCCGGCGGCCCGCTGGGGCCTGATCGCGCTGCTGGTCGCGGTGTTCCCCGCGAACGTGTGGATGGCGCAGGACCCCGGGCGGTTCCGGGTCAGTCCGCTGGTGGCGTGGGGGCGCCTGCCGCTGCAACCGCTGCTGATCTGGGCGGTGTGGCGCGCGGGCCGCACCAGAACGCACGGACCTCGCTGA